In one Umezawaea sp. Da 62-37 genomic region, the following are encoded:
- a CDS encoding universal stress protein, whose product MDLPLIVVGVDGSPASRTALRWALNEAKRSGAAVEATMAWQHESEFVPAVSLGVHPYAEVLPQQHHHPARVLHDLVTEIRAELPDAPEIAEVTITGDASTALLRASRQAALLVVGRHAHGPLTEALLGSVTTDCIRHAACPVVVIPPGVTTRSADAVRVAAR is encoded by the coding sequence GTGGACCTTCCCCTGATCGTGGTGGGCGTGGACGGATCACCCGCCAGCCGTACCGCGTTGCGCTGGGCGCTGAACGAGGCCAAACGCAGCGGTGCCGCGGTCGAGGCGACCATGGCCTGGCAGCACGAGTCCGAGTTCGTGCCCGCAGTCTCGCTCGGCGTGCACCCGTACGCGGAAGTGCTGCCGCAGCAGCACCACCATCCCGCTCGGGTGCTGCACGACCTCGTGACGGAGATCCGCGCCGAACTGCCGGACGCGCCGGAGATCGCCGAAGTGACCATCACCGGCGACGCCTCGACCGCGCTCCTGCGGGCGTCCCGGCAGGCAGCCCTGCTCGTCGTCGGCAGGCACGCCCACGGCCCGCTCACCGAAGCCCTGCTCGGCAGCGTGACCACCGACTGCATCCGGCACGCCGCGTGCCCGGTCGTGGTGATCCCGCCGGGCGTCACCACCCGGTCCGCCGACGCCGTGCGGGTCGCGGCGCGCTGA
- a CDS encoding HAD-IC family P-type ATPase: MTGDGVNDGPALRAADIGVAMGASGTDVAREAADLVLLDDHFGTIVAAVELGRATYANIRRFLTYHLTDNVAELTPFVVWALSGGQIPLALTVLQILALDIGTDLLPALALGTERPNPRTMRGPARTGSLIDKSVLRRAFGVLGPTEALAAMTAFALVLLAGGWVLGTTADAAVLATASGTAFAAVVVGQLANAFACRSATRPVGLAGLRGNRLLIYAVLFELAILAVFLLVPPLPELLGGALPSPLGWALVIAAAPAVILADTAYKAVVRARRDVAPEDVPTGTAVPV, from the coding sequence ATGACCGGCGACGGCGTGAACGACGGGCCCGCCCTGCGAGCGGCCGACATCGGCGTGGCCATGGGCGCCTCCGGCACCGACGTGGCCAGGGAAGCCGCCGACCTGGTCCTGCTGGACGACCATTTCGGCACGATCGTCGCCGCCGTCGAGTTGGGCCGCGCGACCTACGCCAACATCCGCCGGTTCCTGACCTACCACCTGACCGACAACGTCGCCGAGCTCACGCCGTTCGTGGTGTGGGCGTTGTCGGGTGGGCAGATCCCGCTCGCGCTGACCGTCCTGCAAATCCTGGCGCTCGACATCGGCACGGACCTGCTGCCCGCCTTGGCGCTGGGCACCGAGCGGCCGAACCCGCGCACCATGCGCGGACCGGCCCGCACCGGTTCGTTGATCGACAAGTCGGTGCTGCGCCGCGCGTTCGGCGTCCTCGGACCGACCGAGGCGCTCGCCGCGATGACCGCGTTCGCACTGGTGCTCCTGGCGGGTGGCTGGGTCCTCGGCACCACCGCCGACGCCGCGGTGCTCGCGACGGCGTCGGGGACCGCGTTCGCCGCGGTCGTGGTCGGGCAGCTGGCCAACGCGTTCGCCTGCCGCAGCGCGACCCGCCCGGTCGGTCTCGCCGGACTGCGCGGCAACAGGCTGCTGATCTACGCGGTGCTGTTCGAACTCGCGATCCTGGCCGTGTTCCTGCTCGTTCCGCCGCTGCCCGAACTCCTCGGCGGCGCCCTGCCGTCACCGCTGGGCTGGGCACTCGTGATCGCGGCGGCCCCGGCGGTGATCCTCGCCGACACGGCCTACAAGGCGGTCGTTCGGGCACGCCGGGACGTCGCACCCGAGGACGTGCCCACCGGTACGGCCGTACCGGTGTGA